From the Vicia villosa cultivar HV-30 ecotype Madison, WI unplaced genomic scaffold, Vvil1.0 ctg.001057F_1_1, whole genome shotgun sequence genome, one window contains:
- the LOC131632973 gene encoding equilibrative nucleotide transporter 3-like — MVNGEPPPRLQGKFTAIVVCWLLGNGVLFCWNSMLTIQDYYVSLFPNYHPARVLSLVYQPFAFGTLAILAYNEAKINTRQRNLFGFALFFFGVLAVLILDLATSGKGGIGTYIGICIVSGVFGIADANAQGGMIGDLSYMHPELLQSFLAGEAASGALTSALRLITKAAFDNSQDGLRKGAILFFSISTFFVLLCLVLYGFVFPKLPIVKYYRSKAASEGSKTVSSDLAAAGIHSETGESRQFERKENKELLMENIDYALNLFMIYLLTLSIFPGFLTEDTGKHSLGTWYALVLITMYNVWDLIGRYIPLIKILDLESRKLITTACISRFLLIPAFYFTAKYGTQGWMILLTSFLGLSNGYLTVCVLTAAPKGYKGPEQNALGNLLVLFLLGGIFAGVTLDWLWLIGKGW, encoded by the exons ATGGTTAACGGTGAACCTCCACCACGTCTTCAG GGAAAATTTACTGCAATAGTGGTTTGTTGGCTTCTTGGCAATGGAGTTCTTTTCTGTTGGAACAGTATGCTCACAATTCAAGATTACTATGTTTCCTTGTTTCCG AATTACCATCCCGCTAGAGTTCTTAGTCTTGTATATCAACCATTTGCATTTGGAACACTAGCAATACTAGCTTATAACGAGGCGAAAATCAATACAAGACAGCGGAATCTATTCGGATTCGCGCTGTTTTTCTTTGGCGTTTTGGCTGTGTTAATT TTGGACTTAGCAACATCTGGTAAAGGAGGGATTGGAACTTACATTGGCATATGTATAGTTAGTGGTGTGTTTGGAATAGCAGATGCTAATGCACAAGGTGGAATGATTGGAGATTTGTCCTACATGCATCCGGAACTTCTTCAG TCTTTCCTTGCTGGTGAAGCAGCATCGGGCGCGCTAACATCTGCTCTGAGGTTAATTACCAAAGCTGCATTTGATAATTCTCAGGACGGTCTTCGCAAAGGAGCAA TTCTGTTCTTTTCTATATCAACATTCTTTGTGCTTCTTTGTCTTGTTCTCTATGGATTTGTATTTCCTAAACTACCAATTGTGAAGTACTACCGATCAAAAGCAGCGTCTGAAGGGTCAAAAACTGTTTCTTCCGACCTTGCTGCAGCTGGCATTCATTCT GAAACCGGAGAATCAAGACAATTTGAGCgcaaagaaaataaagaattgttaaTGGAAAACATTGATTATGCACTTAATTTGTTTATGATATATTTGTTGACATTGTCGATATTCCCTGGATTCTTAACAGAAGATACCGGAAAACACAGTTTAGGCACATG GTATGCTCTTGTTTTAATTACAATGTACAATGTGTGGGATCTTATCGGAAGATACATTCCGCTGATTAAAATCCTGGATTTGGAGTCGAGAAAGTTGATCACTACCGCGTGCATTTCTCGATTCTTACTTATTCCTGCATTTTATTTCACTGCAAAATATGGTACTCAGGGTTGGATGATATTGTTGACATCTTTCTTGGGATTATCTAATGGTTACCTTACTGTTTGTGTTCTCACTGCTGCACCCAAAGGTTACAAG GGACCTGAACAAAATGCCTTGGGAAATCTGTTGGTATTGTTTCTTCTTGGAGGTATTTTTGCTGGGGTGACACTTGACTGGTTGTGGTTAATAGGCAAAGGATGGTGA